From Micromonospora nigra, one genomic window encodes:
- a CDS encoding Vms1/Ankzf1 family peptidyl-tRNA hydrolase: MQLSFLRPLYDRPGPWCSVYLDASMDTEDAHAALDLRWRGLQRQLVEQGADDASLNALDRVVRGHDPMAGDYGIAVFASGGRVALSEYLSAPPLSDLAAYGPLPHVMPLLAQRGEQVAWVRVLADRTGADATAVSAGGIPRRAHVDGREDFPLRRVQPGGWSQSRYQRAAVEAWHHNAGDVTAATVELAEKVGAEVVVVAGDIRATGMIAAQMPDRWQDMVVRTDAGSRAGGADPTLLDDLTVQTVAEVADQRISAALDRFGMQEDVGAGLEAVVAALQRNQVDTMLIVDDPSAVGELWIGPQPTDIATDPGQLAAMSVAQPQRVRADAALVRALVGTDAKLTVLGPDEAPDLTDGVGAVLRYVDPATPGRADG, translated from the coding sequence CGTGGTGCTCGGTCTACCTGGATGCCTCCATGGACACCGAGGACGCCCATGCGGCCCTCGATCTTCGCTGGCGCGGCCTGCAGCGTCAACTGGTCGAGCAGGGTGCCGACGACGCGTCGCTGAACGCACTGGACCGGGTGGTCCGGGGGCACGACCCGATGGCGGGCGACTACGGCATCGCCGTGTTCGCCAGCGGGGGCCGGGTGGCGCTGTCGGAGTACCTGTCCGCGCCGCCGCTGAGTGACCTGGCCGCGTACGGGCCGTTGCCGCACGTGATGCCACTGCTCGCCCAGCGCGGCGAACAGGTGGCCTGGGTGCGGGTGCTGGCGGACCGCACCGGCGCCGACGCGACGGCGGTCAGCGCCGGCGGCATTCCCCGGCGGGCCCACGTCGACGGCCGGGAGGACTTCCCGCTGCGCCGGGTGCAACCCGGTGGCTGGTCGCAGTCCCGCTACCAGCGGGCCGCCGTGGAAGCGTGGCACCACAACGCCGGCGACGTCACGGCGGCCACCGTCGAACTGGCCGAGAAGGTCGGTGCGGAGGTCGTCGTGGTGGCCGGCGACATCCGGGCCACCGGCATGATCGCCGCCCAGATGCCGGACCGCTGGCAGGACATGGTGGTACGCACCGACGCCGGCTCCCGGGCCGGGGGCGCCGACCCCACCCTGCTGGACGACCTCACGGTGCAGACCGTCGCCGAGGTCGCCGACCAGCGGATCTCGGCGGCACTCGACCGGTTCGGCATGCAGGAGGACGTCGGCGCGGGCCTGGAAGCCGTGGTGGCGGCGCTGCAGCGCAACCAGGTCGACACGATGCTGATCGTCGACGACCCGTCGGCCGTCGGTGAACTGTGGATCGGGCCGCAGCCCACCGACATCGCCACCGACCCGGGGCAGCTCGCGGCCATGTCCGTGGCGCAGCCGCAGCGGGTCCGCGCCGACGCCGCCCTGGTCCGGGCGCTGGTCGGCACCGACGCGAAACTGACCGTGCTGGGCCCCGACGAGGCCCCCGACCTGACCGACGGGGTGGGCGCGGTGCTGCGCTACGTCGACCCCGCCACCCCGGGGCGCGCCGATGGCTGA
- a CDS encoding thiamine pyrophosphate-binding protein: MAEHTVADVVVERLRAWRVPRAFGYPGEAVAPVVRALDDAGGDPEFVPARHEETASFMATGHAKFTGGIGVCLATQGPTAVQLLNGLYDAKLASKPVVAIIGEDVSGPLGGAHQEIGLSRLFADVCNQFVRYVGTPAQVPSLLDEAFRTAAATRSPVCVVLPRHLQESAVPDLQPYATGLLTATPGEPLARVLPHDADLDAAAHLLGNGQRTAILVGQGARNAAPEVVALADRLGAGVAVSLLGKPVLDERLPFHTGVLGEVGTSAAAELMGGCDTLLLVGTNDPWTDYYPLPGQVRTVQIDIDGRRVGSRYPVDVPLVGDAAETLRALLTRVPDRPRPSWRATVEGSVDRWRGEAAGRADLPAEPLNPQLVLQELSARMPRSGAVAVDVGAVLYWYARHLRLPVGVNAQLCGTLGSLGCALPYAVAAKLAAPDQPVVALVGDGAMQLNGLAELITVAQHWHRWPDPRLVVLVLNTRDNSGAGRSRHLPADATRRHVDVPYAGWARLLGMHGVRVDRPDLVGAAWDEALAADRPCVLEAVVDPAVDLAPPQPAFVDLRGIVADGDAARMVRDRVLGTQVAVEADDLV; this comes from the coding sequence ATGGCTGAGCACACCGTCGCCGACGTGGTGGTCGAACGCCTGCGGGCCTGGCGGGTGCCGCGGGCGTTCGGCTACCCGGGGGAGGCCGTCGCACCCGTGGTGCGGGCCCTGGACGACGCGGGCGGCGACCCGGAGTTCGTCCCGGCCCGCCACGAGGAGACCGCCTCCTTCATGGCCACCGGGCACGCCAAGTTCACCGGCGGCATCGGCGTCTGTCTCGCCACCCAGGGGCCCACCGCCGTGCAACTGCTCAACGGCCTGTACGACGCCAAGCTGGCCAGCAAGCCGGTGGTGGCGATCATCGGCGAGGACGTCTCCGGACCGCTCGGCGGCGCGCACCAGGAGATCGGCCTGAGCCGGCTGTTCGCCGACGTGTGCAACCAGTTCGTCCGGTACGTCGGCACCCCCGCCCAGGTGCCGTCCCTGCTCGACGAGGCGTTCCGCACCGCCGCGGCCACCCGCAGCCCCGTCTGCGTGGTGCTGCCCCGGCACCTCCAGGAGTCCGCCGTGCCGGACCTGCAGCCGTACGCCACCGGGTTGCTCACCGCCACCCCCGGCGAGCCGCTGGCCCGGGTGCTGCCGCACGACGCGGACCTGGACGCCGCCGCGCACCTGCTGGGCAACGGGCAGCGCACCGCCATCCTGGTGGGGCAGGGGGCCCGCAACGCGGCGCCGGAGGTGGTGGCCCTGGCCGACCGGCTCGGCGCGGGGGTGGCCGTCTCGCTGCTGGGCAAGCCGGTGCTCGACGAGCGGCTGCCCTTCCACACCGGGGTGCTCGGCGAGGTCGGCACCTCGGCCGCCGCCGAGCTGATGGGCGGCTGCGACACCCTGCTGCTGGTCGGCACCAACGACCCGTGGACCGACTACTACCCGCTGCCCGGCCAGGTGCGCACCGTGCAGATCGACATCGACGGCCGGCGGGTCGGCTCCCGCTACCCGGTCGACGTGCCGCTGGTCGGCGACGCGGCCGAGACGCTGCGGGCGCTGCTCACCCGGGTGCCCGACCGCCCCAGACCGTCGTGGCGCGCGACGGTGGAGGGCTCCGTGGACCGGTGGCGCGGCGAGGCCGCCGGCCGGGCCGACCTCCCCGCCGAACCGCTGAATCCGCAGCTCGTACTCCAGGAACTGTCCGCCCGGATGCCCCGCAGCGGGGCCGTCGCGGTGGACGTCGGTGCGGTCCTCTACTGGTACGCCCGCCACCTGCGCCTGCCGGTCGGGGTCAACGCGCAGCTGTGCGGCACGCTCGGCTCGCTCGGCTGTGCCCTGCCGTACGCGGTGGCGGCCAAGCTCGCTGCGCCCGACCAGCCGGTGGTGGCGCTCGTCGGCGACGGAGCGATGCAGCTCAACGGCCTGGCCGAGCTGATCACGGTGGCGCAGCACTGGCACCGGTGGCCGGATCCACGGCTGGTCGTGCTGGTGCTCAACACCCGCGACAACTCCGGTGCCGGCCGCTCCCGGCACCTGCCCGCCGACGCCACCCGGCGGCACGTCGACGTCCCGTACGCCGGTTGGGCGCGTCTGCTCGGGATGCACGGGGTCCGGGTGGACCGCCCGGACCTGGTGGGCGCGGCGTGGGACGAGGCATTGGCCGCCGACCGCCCCTGTGTGCTGGAGGCGGTGGTCGACCCCGCCGTCGACCTGGCGCCGCCGCAGCCGGCCTTCGTCGACCTGCGCGGCATCGTCGCCGACGGGGACGCCGCCCGGATGGTCCGCGACCGGGTGCTCGGCACCCAGGTGGCCGTCGAGGCCGACGACCTCGTTTAA
- a CDS encoding iron-containing redox enzyme family protein — MSTPTDRRYGPAPLPQPRGPVSAALRASLCRAPHDLPAGLAGCLDGTDPLVDEDLQLTLFLCYELHYRGWRGVADDWEWQPSLLALRASAERTFESAVRDLVGTPPPVSAGRVPKALADLAAADDGPALAATLQRRATLEQFREFVTHRSIYHLREADPHSWGLPRLGGPAKAALVEIQMDEYGNGRAERMHAELFRRTLGRLGLDTGYAAHLDAVPAVTLATNNLMSLFGLHRRLRGALLGHLAAYEMTSSLPNRRYGNGLRRLGFDEAATRFYDEHVEADAVHEQIAAHDLCGGLVRQEPALAGDVLFGAAAAMALDALFAAHLLDCWAAGGSSLRRTIPAAAFPAVAGASVASPAGAGPSVSGPTRLREAA, encoded by the coding sequence ATGTCCACGCCCACCGATCGGCGGTACGGTCCCGCCCCGCTGCCGCAGCCCCGCGGCCCCGTCTCCGCGGCCCTGCGCGCGTCGCTGTGTCGGGCCCCGCACGACCTGCCGGCCGGGCTCGCCGGGTGCCTCGACGGGACCGACCCGCTCGTCGACGAGGACCTCCAGCTCACCCTGTTCCTCTGCTACGAGCTGCACTACCGGGGCTGGCGTGGCGTCGCCGACGACTGGGAGTGGCAACCGTCCCTGCTGGCGCTGCGGGCGTCCGCCGAGCGCACGTTCGAGTCGGCGGTGCGCGACCTGGTGGGGACGCCGCCGCCGGTGTCCGCCGGACGGGTGCCGAAGGCCCTCGCCGACCTGGCGGCCGCCGACGACGGTCCGGCCCTGGCCGCCACCCTGCAACGGCGGGCCACACTGGAGCAGTTCCGCGAGTTCGTCACCCACCGCTCGATCTACCACCTGCGCGAGGCGGATCCGCACAGCTGGGGTCTGCCCCGCCTCGGCGGGCCGGCGAAGGCCGCCCTGGTGGAGATCCAGATGGACGAGTACGGCAACGGCCGCGCCGAGCGCATGCACGCCGAGCTGTTCCGTCGCACCCTGGGCCGGCTGGGCCTGGACACCGGCTACGCCGCCCACCTCGACGCGGTGCCGGCGGTCACGCTCGCCACCAACAACCTGATGTCACTGTTCGGGCTGCACCGTCGGCTGCGCGGGGCGTTGCTGGGCCACCTGGCCGCGTACGAGATGACCTCGTCGCTGCCGAACCGGCGTTACGGCAACGGGCTGCGCCGCCTCGGGTTCGACGAGGCGGCCACGCGCTTCTACGACGAGCACGTGGAGGCCGACGCCGTGCACGAGCAGATCGCCGCCCACGACCTGTGCGGTGGCCTGGTCCGGCAGGAACCGGCGCTGGCCGGCGACGTGCTGTTCGGCGCGGCGGCGGCAATGGCCCTGGACGCCCTGTTCGCCGCCCACCTCCTCGACTGCTGGGCGGCCGGCGGCTCCTCGCTGCGCCGCACGATCCCGGCTGCGGCCTTCCCGGCGGTGGCCGGTGCGTCGGTGGCTTCCCCGGCGGGGGCCGGTCCGTCGGTGTCCGGTCCGACCCGGCTCAGAGAAGCGGCCTGA
- a CDS encoding CDGSH iron-sulfur domain-containing protein, with protein sequence MQADDEPTGATITPYEDGPLLVRGDFTLVTPDGQPIDARRRTVALCRCGKSALKPFCDGTHKAVNFRG encoded by the coding sequence ATGCAGGCAGACGACGAGCCGACCGGCGCCACCATCACCCCGTACGAGGACGGCCCGCTGCTGGTGCGGGGCGACTTCACCCTGGTCACCCCGGACGGCCAGCCGATCGACGCACGCCGCCGCACGGTCGCCCTGTGCCGGTGCGGCAAGTCCGCCCTCAAGCCCTTCTGCGACGGCACCCACAAGGCGGTCAACTTCCGCGGCTGA
- a CDS encoding S1 family peptidase: protein MRRFATVAAALLLPVGLLAVNPPTASAAGEPAGSSVEASGAAATPDMLAAMRRDLGLTTTEARTRIVKDEKGSRTDAKLRRSLGASYAGGWLDAADGGLVVAVTNKRAADRAKAAGAARTTVVGRSAAQLDRVKAGLDRAARKASAAVPGWYVDVASNTVVVLARGDAAAAEAFVKASKVDKSAVRIVGTTEAPRPLYDVRGGDAYYMGGRCSVGFAVTGGFVTAGHCGTVGTATQGYNRVAQGTFQGSSFPGNDYAWVSTNSNWTPQPWVNNYAGGNVTVAGSTEAAIGAAVCRSGSTTGWHCGTIQAKNQTVNYAEGAVTGMTRTNACAEPGDSGGSWLSGQQAQGVTSGGSGNCTSGGTTYFQPVNEILSRYGLTLRTSGGGGNPPPPPTGCSGYESTYTGSLSSGGQQIQPNGSYYYSASGTHRACLDGPNSADFDLYLQKWSGSGWVQVAGAYTPSGDETLSYNGTAGYYRYQVESYSGSGSYTLGITTP from the coding sequence ATGCGAAGATTCGCCACCGTGGCGGCAGCCCTGCTGCTGCCTGTCGGCCTACTCGCCGTCAATCCCCCGACCGCCTCGGCGGCCGGCGAGCCGGCCGGCAGCTCCGTCGAGGCCAGCGGCGCCGCCGCCACGCCCGACATGCTCGCCGCGATGCGTCGCGACCTCGGCCTGACCACCACTGAGGCGCGGACCAGGATCGTCAAGGACGAGAAGGGCAGCCGCACCGACGCCAAGCTGCGCCGCTCCCTCGGCGCGTCGTACGCCGGCGGCTGGCTGGACGCCGCCGACGGCGGCCTCGTCGTGGCCGTGACGAACAAGCGCGCCGCCGACCGGGCCAAGGCCGCCGGTGCCGCCCGCACCACCGTCGTCGGACGCAGCGCCGCCCAGCTCGACCGGGTCAAGGCGGGCCTGGACCGCGCCGCCCGCAAGGCGTCCGCGGCCGTTCCCGGCTGGTACGTCGACGTCGCCAGCAACACGGTGGTGGTGCTCGCCCGCGGTGACGCCGCGGCCGCGGAGGCGTTCGTCAAGGCCAGCAAGGTCGACAAGTCGGCCGTCCGGATCGTCGGCACCACCGAGGCGCCGCGACCCCTGTACGACGTACGCGGCGGCGACGCCTACTACATGGGTGGCCGCTGCTCCGTCGGCTTCGCCGTCACCGGCGGGTTCGTCACCGCCGGCCACTGCGGCACCGTCGGCACCGCGACCCAGGGCTACAACCGGGTGGCGCAGGGCACCTTCCAGGGCTCCTCGTTCCCCGGCAACGACTACGCCTGGGTCTCCACCAACTCCAACTGGACCCCGCAGCCGTGGGTGAACAACTACGCCGGTGGCAACGTGACCGTGGCCGGCTCCACCGAGGCCGCGATCGGCGCGGCGGTCTGCCGCTCCGGCTCGACGACGGGCTGGCACTGCGGCACCATCCAGGCCAAGAACCAGACCGTGAACTACGCCGAGGGCGCGGTCACCGGGATGACCCGCACCAACGCCTGCGCCGAGCCGGGCGACTCGGGCGGCTCGTGGCTCTCCGGCCAGCAGGCGCAGGGCGTCACCTCCGGCGGGTCCGGCAACTGCACCTCCGGCGGGACGACCTACTTCCAGCCGGTGAACGAGATCCTGTCCCGCTACGGCCTGACGCTGCGCACCAGCGGCGGTGGCGGCAACCCGCCGCCTCCGCCCACCGGGTGCAGCGGCTACGAGTCGACCTACACCGGCTCGCTCTCCTCGGGCGGCCAGCAGATCCAGCCCAACGGTAGCTACTACTACTCGGCCTCGGGCACCCACCGGGCCTGCCTGGACGGCCCGAACAGCGCCGACTTCGACCTCTACCTGCAGAAGTGGAGCGGCAGCGGCTGGGTCCAGGTCGCCGGGGCGTACACCCCGAGCGGGGACGAGACCCTGAGCTACAACGGCACCGCCGGCTACTACCGCTACCAGGTCGAGTCGTACAGCGGGTCCGGCAGCTACACGCTGGGCATCACCACCCCGTGA
- a CDS encoding SigB/SigF/SigG family RNA polymerase sigma factor, translating into MFGQTTTTTPPPSDRGLEDLDAAALAYAARIEGLPPERHPEARDDLVRFALPFAGRLARRYRGRGEPLEDLEQVARLGLVNAVDRYDPERGSFTAYAAITIVGEIKRHFRDRTWGVHVPRRLRDLILEVGQATSALTSELSRAPSVAELAKRLETPEEEILAALESAAGYSPASLNAPVGGESSAEFGDLVGESDNALESVDDRVTVTGLLHRLPWRERRILAMRFYGNQTQAEIAARFGISQMHVSRLLSRALTWLRQAMLADAPPPWQNGTAEAETTRTRISVRQNGDRVVVEVGGEVDRDGAAQLRRAMLEAVTGQPSEVVVDLVGAGGFDAGGIAALVAGREAAARTGVPLRLTRVQPAVRRSLTAAGLAPAREG; encoded by the coding sequence ATGTTCGGACAGACCACCACGACCACACCACCACCCAGCGATCGCGGCCTGGAGGACCTGGACGCCGCAGCGCTGGCGTACGCGGCACGGATCGAGGGCCTGCCACCGGAGCGACACCCGGAGGCCCGCGACGACCTGGTGCGCTTCGCGCTGCCGTTCGCCGGGCGGCTCGCCCGCCGCTACCGGGGCAGGGGCGAGCCACTGGAGGATCTGGAGCAGGTCGCCCGCCTCGGCCTGGTCAACGCCGTCGACCGGTACGACCCGGAGCGCGGTTCGTTCACCGCGTACGCGGCGATCACCATCGTGGGTGAGATCAAGCGCCACTTCCGCGACCGCACCTGGGGTGTGCACGTGCCCCGCCGGCTGCGCGACCTGATCCTGGAGGTGGGGCAGGCGACCTCGGCGCTGACCAGCGAGTTGTCCCGGGCCCCGTCGGTGGCGGAGCTGGCGAAACGGCTGGAGACCCCGGAGGAGGAGATCCTCGCCGCGCTGGAGTCGGCCGCCGGATACAGCCCGGCATCGCTCAACGCGCCGGTCGGCGGGGAGAGCTCCGCCGAGTTCGGTGACCTGGTCGGCGAGTCCGACAACGCCCTGGAGTCCGTCGATGACCGGGTGACGGTCACCGGCCTGCTGCACCGGTTGCCCTGGCGGGAACGCCGGATCCTGGCGATGCGCTTCTACGGCAACCAGACCCAGGCCGAGATCGCGGCCCGGTTCGGCATCTCCCAGATGCACGTGTCCCGCCTGTTGTCGCGGGCCCTGACCTGGCTGCGGCAGGCGATGCTGGCCGATGCACCACCGCCGTGGCAGAACGGCACCGCCGAGGCCGAGACCACCAGGACGCGGATCTCCGTGCGACAGAACGGCGACCGGGTGGTCGTCGAGGTCGGCGGCGAGGTCGACCGGGACGGTGCGGCCCAACTTCGCCGCGCGATGCTGGAGGCGGTGACCGGGCAGCCGTCCGAAGTGGTGGTGGACCTGGTCGGCGCGGGTGGGTTCGACGCGGGTGGGATCGCCGCGCTGGTGGCCGGCCGGGAGGCCGCCGCGCGCACGGGGGTGCCGCTGCGGTTGACCCGGGTGCAGCCGGCCGTCCGTCGCTCGCTGACGGCCGCTGGCCTGGCCCCGGCCCGCGAGGGCTGA
- the ctaD gene encoding cytochrome c oxidase subunit I, translating to MPKRVTTEPGNDRGPAVLAPAHFGGYPGPLRTPVPGNSLRRFLSTTDHKQIGILYLLTSFGFFIVAGLEAMLIRAELARPGLQLLSAEQYNQMFTSHGAVMLLLFATPAAFGFANYLVPIQIGAPDVSFPRLNALAYWLYLFGGLMVIGGFLTSQGSADFGWTAYVPLSTVEHSPGTGANMWITGLVISGLGTILGSVNLIATILTLRAPGMTMFRMPIFTWNMLFVSVLVILVFPLLAAALLALLADRLLDAQVFNPDTGGPMLWQHLFWFFGHPEVYIIALPFFGIITEIIPVFSRKPIFGYTGLVLATIAITVVSMTVWAHHMFATGQVLLPFFSILSYLIAVPTGVKFFNWIGTLWKGQLTFETPMLFAIGFLVTFLFGGLTGVLVASPPVDWHTHDTYFVVGHFHYVLFGTVVFALFGGFYFWWPKMTGRLLDERLGKVHFWTMFLGFHGTFLVHHWLGSEGMPRRYADYLPSDGFTTLNTISSIFSFVLGASTLFFIWNAWKSWRYGAMVTVDDPWGFGNSLEWATTCPPPLRNFDRMPRIRSERPAFDAKYGPLVADLGRDLPQRTTKPPQEFHEELHMEKHRPESPAAGGARGARDAVEYQPAPQSGARPVEVPEPEDVRRPSFADSDAPDEDENPNPLDSDRRPRQTPPRWRHPHSDGGDEPDR from the coding sequence GCCGGCTGTTCTTGCGCCGGCCCACTTCGGCGGCTACCCCGGCCCCCTGCGTACGCCCGTCCCGGGCAACTCGCTGCGCCGGTTCCTGTCCACCACCGACCACAAGCAGATCGGTATCCTCTACCTGCTCACCTCGTTCGGGTTCTTCATCGTCGCCGGGCTGGAGGCGATGCTGATCCGGGCCGAACTGGCCCGTCCCGGCCTGCAACTGCTCTCCGCCGAGCAGTACAACCAGATGTTCACCTCCCACGGCGCGGTGATGTTGCTGCTGTTCGCCACCCCGGCGGCGTTCGGCTTCGCCAACTACCTGGTGCCCATCCAGATCGGCGCGCCCGACGTGTCGTTCCCCCGGCTGAACGCTCTGGCGTACTGGCTGTACCTGTTCGGCGGGCTGATGGTCATCGGCGGCTTCCTCACCTCGCAGGGCTCGGCGGACTTCGGCTGGACCGCCTACGTGCCGCTGAGCACCGTGGAGCACTCCCCCGGCACGGGGGCCAACATGTGGATCACCGGCCTGGTCATCTCCGGTCTCGGCACGATCCTCGGGTCGGTGAACCTGATCGCCACGATCCTGACGCTGCGCGCGCCGGGGATGACCATGTTCCGAATGCCGATCTTCACCTGGAACATGCTGTTCGTCAGCGTGCTGGTGATCCTGGTGTTCCCGCTGCTGGCCGCCGCCCTGCTCGCCCTGCTGGCCGACCGCCTGCTCGACGCGCAGGTCTTCAACCCGGACACCGGCGGCCCGATGCTGTGGCAGCACCTGTTCTGGTTCTTCGGTCACCCGGAGGTCTACATCATCGCGCTGCCGTTCTTCGGCATCATCACCGAGATCATCCCGGTCTTCTCCCGCAAGCCGATCTTCGGCTACACCGGGCTGGTGCTGGCCACCATCGCGATCACCGTGGTCTCCATGACCGTCTGGGCGCACCACATGTTCGCCACGGGGCAGGTGCTGCTGCCGTTCTTCAGCATCCTCAGTTACCTCATCGCGGTGCCGACCGGGGTGAAGTTCTTCAACTGGATCGGCACCCTGTGGAAGGGGCAACTGACGTTCGAGACGCCGATGCTGTTCGCCATCGGCTTCCTGGTGACCTTCCTGTTCGGCGGACTGACCGGGGTGCTGGTGGCCAGCCCGCCGGTCGACTGGCACACCCACGACACCTACTTCGTCGTCGGGCACTTCCACTACGTGCTGTTCGGCACGGTGGTGTTCGCCCTCTTCGGCGGCTTCTACTTCTGGTGGCCGAAGATGACCGGCCGACTGCTCGACGAGCGGCTCGGCAAGGTGCACTTCTGGACGATGTTCCTCGGCTTCCACGGCACCTTCCTGGTGCACCACTGGCTGGGCAGCGAGGGCATGCCCCGCCGGTACGCCGACTACCTGCCCAGCGACGGCTTCACGACGCTGAACACGATCTCCAGCATCTTCTCCTTCGTGCTCGGCGCCTCCACCCTGTTCTTCATCTGGAACGCCTGGAAGTCCTGGCGGTACGGCGCGATGGTCACCGTGGACGACCCGTGGGGCTTCGGCAACTCCCTCGAGTGGGCCACCACCTGCCCGCCGCCGCTGCGCAACTTCGACCGGATGCCCCGGATCCGCTCCGAGCGACCCGCCTTCGACGCCAAGTACGGCCCACTCGTCGCCGACCTCGGCCGCGACCTGCCGCAGCGCACCACCAAGCCACCGCAGGAGTTCCACGAGGAACTGCACATGGAGAAGCACCGGCCCGAGTCCCCGGCCGCCGGCGGGGCACGCGGTGCCCGCGACGCGGTGGAGTACCAACCGGCACCGCAGTCCGGCGCCCGGCCCGTGGAGGTGCCGGAGCCCGAGGACGTCCGCCGGCCCAGCTTCGCCGACAGCGACGCGCCGGACGAGGACGAGAACCCCAACCCCCTCGACTCCGACCGCAGGCCCCGGCAGACCCCGCCCCGCTGGCGGCACCCCCACAGCGACGGCGGCGACGAACCGGACCGGTGA